Proteins from one Streptomyces sp. 840.1 genomic window:
- a CDS encoding roadblock/LC7 domain-containing protein — MATDTPSGQVSDLDWLLSGLVQRVPYTRSAVLLSADGLVKSLHGMDADSADHMAALAAGLYSLGRSAGARFGDNGEVRQVVVELDSTLLFVATAGSGTCLAVLAGRSADAAVLGYEMTMLVKSVRPYLMTPTRQAAGVPGATGL; from the coding sequence ATGGCGACCGATACGCCGTCCGGTCAGGTCTCGGACCTCGACTGGCTGCTGAGCGGGCTGGTACAGCGCGTGCCGTACACCCGAAGCGCGGTCCTGCTGTCCGCCGACGGGCTGGTGAAGTCCCTCCACGGCATGGACGCCGACAGCGCCGACCACATGGCGGCGCTGGCGGCCGGCCTCTACTCCCTCGGCCGCAGCGCCGGGGCGCGGTTCGGGGACAACGGGGAGGTCCGGCAGGTGGTGGTGGAGCTCGACTCGACGCTCCTGTTCGTGGCCACCGCCGGTTCCGGCACCTGTCTGGCGGTGCTCGCCGGGCGGAGCGCCGATGCGGCCGTGCTGGGCTACGAGATGACCATGCTGGTCAAGAGTGTCCGGCCCTATCTGATGACCCCGACCAGACAAGCGGCCGGGGTGCCGGGCGCCACGGGGCTGTGA
- a CDS encoding ATP/GTP-binding protein — translation MAYDDSSDGFDSSAPHPGAGSPGNVGYAEGPGSAGHAGVPGNGGYEDAPGSLGHAQGPSSSEGFPVALKVLVAGGFGVGKTTFVGAVSEIAPLSTEELLTQVSAATDSLEGIESKTSTTVAMDFGRITLDEQHVLYLFGTPGQERFWFMWDELSQGALGAVVIADTRRLEECFAAVDFFERRGIGFIVAVNEFDGAFRYGPEEVRAALDLAPAVPVVLCDARIASSGTGALVTLVQHLINATAEPAPLSGHGSFGVPT, via the coding sequence ATGGCTTACGACGACAGCTCTGACGGTTTCGACAGCTCCGCCCCGCACCCGGGGGCCGGGAGCCCAGGAAACGTCGGCTACGCGGAGGGCCCCGGGAGCGCTGGTCACGCCGGGGTCCCGGGAAACGGGGGATACGAGGACGCCCCCGGCTCCCTCGGGCACGCCCAGGGGCCCAGCAGCTCCGAGGGCTTCCCCGTCGCCCTCAAGGTGCTGGTGGCCGGCGGCTTCGGTGTCGGCAAGACGACCTTCGTCGGCGCGGTCAGCGAGATCGCGCCGCTGAGCACGGAGGAGCTGCTGACTCAGGTCAGCGCGGCGACCGACAGCCTCGAAGGCATCGAGTCCAAGACCTCCACCACGGTGGCCATGGACTTCGGCCGCATCACGCTGGACGAGCAGCACGTGCTCTACCTGTTCGGCACCCCCGGCCAGGAACGCTTCTGGTTCATGTGGGACGAGCTCTCGCAGGGCGCGCTCGGAGCCGTGGTCATCGCCGACACCCGGAGGCTGGAGGAGTGCTTCGCCGCCGTCGACTTCTTCGAACGGCGCGGCATCGGATTCATCGTCGCCGTCAACGAGTTCGACGGCGCCTTCCGATACGGCCCCGAGGAGGTGCGGGCCGCACTTGACCTGGCGCCCGCGGTGCCCGTCGTCCTGTGCGACGCCCGGATCGCCAGCTCGGGAACCGGCGCGCTGGTCACCCTCGTCCAGCACCTCATCAACGCCACCGCCGAGCCGGCCCCGCTCTCCGGGCACGGCAGTTTCGGAGTCCCTACGTGA
- a CDS encoding GAF domain-containing protein encodes MIPHAIGRMLLTPVDSDARARTQRLRSLDLGERSDASFDNFDAFADRVAEVTEVPFSMVNFIDGNRQFYAGLHTPAGIRKGADLGATAAGSGRSGRYVALDHGYCPHVVVRRRALVLEDVCDYPRFAGNPVVDDIGIRSYLGAPLIDRTGIALGAVCAVDTVPRPWGRAGLDTIKSLAQELIGHIHSREDNSIGI; translated from the coding sequence GTGATCCCGCACGCCATCGGGCGGATGCTGCTGACTCCCGTCGACAGCGACGCCCGCGCCCGGACCCAGCGGCTGCGCAGCCTGGACCTGGGGGAGCGGTCCGATGCCTCCTTCGACAACTTCGACGCCTTCGCCGACCGGGTGGCCGAAGTGACCGAAGTGCCCTTCTCGATGGTCAACTTCATCGACGGCAACCGGCAGTTCTACGCCGGACTGCACACCCCCGCCGGCATCCGCAAGGGCGCCGACCTGGGCGCCACTGCGGCGGGCAGCGGCCGCAGCGGCCGCTACGTCGCACTCGACCACGGCTACTGCCCGCACGTCGTGGTCCGGCGCAGGGCGCTGGTCCTGGAGGACGTCTGCGACTACCCGAGGTTCGCCGGGAACCCGGTGGTCGACGACATAGGCATCCGCTCCTACCTCGGGGCGCCGCTCATCGACCGCACGGGGATCGCCCTGGGCGCGGTCTGCGCCGTGGACACCGTGCCCCGCCCGTGGGGGCGGGCCGGGCTCGACACCATCAAGTCCCTCGCGCAGGAGCTGATCGGGCACATCCACAGCCGGGAGGACAACAGCATCGGGATCTGA
- a CDS encoding DUF2264 domain-containing protein — MPATPYLQLPPTDRVLSSRTGWTRAHWEATADRMLDALTPYASPGFAQYRLPGRGSWSGVVSDGLEGFARSFLLAACRIAGAGAGGAVDPSLTERYAAGLAAGTDPQSGEAWPRLTDCSQQMVEAASVAFALHETRPWIWDRLDAGVQERVVDWFSGFVGGRTWDNNWRLFQVVSEQFLASVGAPYSRSDIEDGLDRIEDWYVGDGWYTDGDGRNFDYYIGWAMHLYPLLWARIAGPEGDGGRAAVYRGRLSRFLEDYQHFFGADGSPVHQGRSLAYRFAALAPAWMGALADCTPLAPGLTRRLASGTLRHFAERGVPDERGLLTLGWYDTFLPSTQPYSGPASPYWASKGFLGLLLPADHAVWTERELPLPVEESDTYTALPAPGWLLHGTRNDGIVRLVNHGSDHNPPAPGANACEDDPDRGAGEDDPHYAKLAYSTAAAPQSAPHAAARNIDNHLALIAPDGTPSRRRRIHPLHCEGRVASSWSAARLPGDERAYRIGTTSVLHGPWEIRVHRVDSPEGAVVREGGHAVAGPVSPFASSGPDWALARTADGLTSAVVALYGWDGGADGAAVARDVESNAYGPHSAIPYLRGAPRPGGRSVHVSLVVLSRDTVHPEALRTAVRVRVDGDAVVLTFLDGSRVEV; from the coding sequence ATGCCCGCCACCCCGTATCTGCAACTGCCGCCCACCGACCGGGTCCTGTCGTCGCGCACCGGCTGGACCCGGGCGCACTGGGAGGCGACGGCCGACCGGATGCTCGACGCGCTGACGCCATACGCCTCACCCGGTTTCGCGCAGTACCGGCTGCCGGGACGCGGCAGTTGGTCGGGGGTCGTCTCGGACGGCCTCGAGGGCTTCGCGCGCTCGTTCCTGCTCGCCGCCTGCCGGATCGCGGGCGCGGGCGCGGGCGGGGCGGTCGACCCCTCGCTGACCGAGCGGTACGCGGCGGGTCTCGCGGCCGGAACGGACCCCCAAAGCGGCGAGGCCTGGCCGCGCCTGACGGACTGTTCGCAGCAGATGGTGGAGGCGGCGTCGGTCGCCTTCGCACTGCACGAGACCCGGCCGTGGATCTGGGACCGGCTGGACGCCGGGGTCCAGGAGCGGGTCGTCGACTGGTTCTCCGGATTCGTCGGCGGCCGCACCTGGGACAACAACTGGCGGTTGTTCCAGGTGGTGTCCGAGCAGTTCCTCGCCTCGGTGGGCGCCCCGTACAGCCGGTCCGACATCGAGGACGGGCTCGACAGGATCGAGGACTGGTACGTCGGTGACGGCTGGTACACCGACGGGGACGGCCGCAATTTCGACTACTACATCGGCTGGGCGATGCACCTGTACCCGCTGCTGTGGGCGCGGATCGCCGGGCCGGAGGGCGACGGCGGCCGGGCGGCTGTGTACCGGGGGCGGCTGAGCCGGTTCCTGGAGGACTACCAGCACTTCTTCGGGGCCGACGGCTCGCCGGTCCACCAGGGCCGTTCGCTCGCCTACCGCTTCGCCGCGCTGGCCCCGGCGTGGATGGGTGCGCTCGCCGACTGCACCCCGCTGGCTCCCGGACTCACCCGCCGGCTCGCCTCGGGCACGCTGCGGCACTTCGCGGAGCGCGGGGTGCCGGACGAGCGGGGGCTGCTGACGCTCGGCTGGTACGACACCTTCCTCCCGTCCACCCAGCCCTACTCGGGTCCGGCCTCGCCGTACTGGGCGAGCAAGGGCTTCCTCGGGCTGCTGCTCCCGGCCGACCACGCGGTGTGGACGGAGCGCGAACTCCCGTTGCCCGTCGAGGAGTCGGACACGTACACCGCGCTGCCCGCACCGGGCTGGCTGCTGCACGGCACCCGGAACGACGGGATCGTCCGGCTGGTCAATCACGGCAGCGACCACAACCCGCCCGCGCCCGGGGCCAATGCCTGCGAGGACGATCCGGACCGGGGCGCGGGCGAGGACGACCCGCACTACGCGAAGCTGGCGTACTCGACGGCGGCCGCGCCGCAGTCCGCACCGCACGCCGCAGCCCGGAACATCGACAACCACCTGGCCCTGATCGCCCCGGACGGCACGCCGTCGCGCCGCCGCCGGATCCATCCGCTGCACTGCGAGGGCCGCGTCGCCTCCTCCTGGTCGGCGGCGCGGCTGCCGGGCGACGAGCGCGCGTACCGGATCGGGACGACGAGCGTGCTGCACGGCCCGTGGGAGATCCGGGTGCACCGGGTCGATTCGCCCGAGGGCGCGGTGGTCCGGGAGGGCGGCCACGCGGTCGCCGGTCCGGTGAGCCCGTTCGCCTCGTCGGGTCCCGACTGGGCGCTCGCCCGCACGGCCGACGGGCTGACCAGCGCGGTGGTGGCGCTGTACGGCTGGGACGGCGGCGCCGACGGGGCGGCGGTGGCGCGCGATGTGGAGTCCAACGCGTACGGACCGCACTCGGCGATCCCGTATCTGCGCGGCGCACCCCGTCCCGGCGGCCGGAGCGTTCATGTGTCGCTCGTCGTGCTCTCCCGGGACACCGTCCATCCGGAAGCGCTGCGGACGGCGGTGCGGGTGCGGGTGGACGGCGACGCGGTGGTGCTCACCTTCCTGGACGGCAGCCGGGTGGAGGTCTGA
- a CDS encoding DUF742 domain-containing protein, whose amino-acid sequence MSATQDAPLLDDAAGRLIRPYTVSGGRTRPTTVLDLLSLVMATGTVPQVHLGPEHSVALGLCGGPTSVAEIAAHLRLPAVVTKVLLSDLVDCGAVTAHPPAFHDMPTDRSLLEAVLDGLRRQL is encoded by the coding sequence GTGTCGGCCACGCAGGACGCGCCGTTGCTCGACGATGCGGCGGGCCGCCTCATCCGCCCGTACACGGTGAGCGGCGGCCGCACCCGCCCCACCACCGTGCTCGACCTGCTCTCCCTGGTGATGGCCACCGGGACCGTCCCGCAGGTCCACCTCGGCCCCGAGCACTCGGTCGCGCTGGGACTGTGCGGCGGACCCACGTCGGTGGCCGAGATCGCCGCACACCTGCGACTGCCCGCAGTCGTCACCAAGGTGCTCCTCTCCGACCTGGTCGACTGCGGAGCGGTCACCGCGCACCCGCCCGCCTTCCATGACATGCCCACTGACCGATCCCTGCTGGAGGCAGTGCTCGATGGCTTACGACGACAGCTCTGA